A stretch of Gopherus evgoodei ecotype Sinaloan lineage chromosome 12, rGopEvg1_v1.p, whole genome shotgun sequence DNA encodes these proteins:
- the CIDEC gene encoding cell death activator CIDE-3 has translation MDYAKKSLGLLSPRSLSRCVSVSASMTQQLLSSPVPRARPYRICNWDRSIRKGLVAESLRDLLDKVRTMLLMVGTISLVLDEDGTSVETEEFFQTLEEGTVFMVLGSGQTWHAAKMAGYQLSLSRKPRRRIDVACVTFDLYKTNPQDLGCLNVKATLYGTYSMSYDLQCYGAKRLMKEALRWTLFTMQATGHVLLGTSCYMHQLLDATEEQKEEEASSLRRLQTLHCRKMLQ, from the exons ATGGACTATGCCAAGAAGTCACTAGGCCTGCTGTCCCCAAGGTCCCTCTCCAG GTGTGTTTCTGTCAGTGCCTCCATGACACAGCAGCTGCTGTCCAGTCCTGTCCCCAGGGCCCGGCCCTATCGCATCTGCAACTGGGACCGTAGCATCCGCAAGGGCCTTGTGGCAGAGAGCCTGAGGGACCTGCTTGACAAG GTCCGTACCATGTTGCTGATGGTGGGCACCATTTCACTCGTCCTGGATGAGGATGGCACCAGTGTGGAGACAGAGGAGTTCTTCCAGACACTGGAGGAGGGCACTGTGTTCATGGTACTAGGCAGCGGGCAGACATGGCATGCAGCCAAG ATGGCAGGGTACCAGCTGTCTCTCTCCCGCAAGCCCCGCCGGAGGATTGATGTGGCGTGTGTGACTTTTGACCTATACAAGACCAACCCCCAGGACTTGGGCTGCTTGAATGTCAAGGCCACGCTCTATGGCACATACAGCATGTCCTATGACCTGCAGTGCTATGGGGCAAAGAGGCTCATGAA GGAAGCCCTGCGCTGGACTCTCTTCACCATGCAGGCCACAGGCCATGTGCTGCTCGGCACCTCCTGCTACATGCACCAGCTGCTGGATGCTACAGAGGAACAGAAAGAAGAAGAGGCCTCATCTCTGAGGCGCCTTCAGACCCTTCACTGCAGGAAGATGCTTCAGTAA